From Camelus dromedarius isolate mCamDro1 chromosome 23, mCamDro1.pat, whole genome shotgun sequence, a single genomic window includes:
- the TAGLN2 gene encoding transgelin-2 has product MANRGPAYGLSREVQQKIEKQYDVDLEQILIQWITTQCRKDVGRPQPGRENFQNWLKDGTVLCELINGLYPEGQAPVKKIQASTMAFKQMEQISQFLQAAERYGINTTDIFQTVDLWEGKNMACVQRTLMNLGGLAVARDDGLFSGDPNWFPKKSKENPRNFTDNQLQEGKNVIGLQMGTNRGASQAGMTGYGMPRQIL; this is encoded by the exons ATGGCCAACAGGGGACCTGCCTACGGCCTGAGCCGAGAGGTGCAGCAGAAGATTGAGAAACAATACGATGTGGACCTGGAGCAGATCCTGATCCAGTGGATCACCACCCAGTGCCGCAAGGATGTGGGCCGGCCCCAGCCCGGGCGCGAGAACTTCCAGAACTGGCTCAAGGATGGCACG GTGCTGTGTGAGCTCATTAACGGACTGTACCCCGAGGGGCAGGCCCCAGTGAAGAAGATCCAGGCTTCCACCATGGCCTTCAAGCAGATGGAGCAGATCTCCCAGTTCCTGCAGGCTGCCGAGCGCTACGGCATCAACACCACTGACATCTTCCAGACTGTGGACCTCTGGGAAG GAAAGAACATGGCCTGTGTGCAGCGGACCCTGATGAACCTGGGCGGGCTGGCAGTAGCCCGGGACGATGGGCTCTTCTCTGGGGATCCCAACTGGTTTCCCAA gAAATCCAAGGAGAACCCTCGGAACTTCACGGACAACCAGCTGCAGGAGGGCAAGAATGTGATTGGGTTACAGATGGGGACCAACCGTGGGGCGTCTCAGGCAGGCATGACCGGCTACGGGATGCCACGCCAGATCCTCTGA